One genomic segment of Pandoraea thiooxydans includes these proteins:
- a CDS encoding DMT family transporter, whose translation MRPADFTRMIALSAIWGASFLFMRIAAPVLGALPTAFFRVLFGALGLAALLAAMRVRWRFNGKFGATLALGAINSGVPFIMYCLAAEALPAGYSAILNATTPLMGVLIGALLFGERLTPPKVLAMVLGLAGVGVLTRAGPVALTPTVLLGAGACLVATACYGLAGFLTRRWITEKGGLDSKLVAFGSQLGAVLLVLPFFAISSVTGPVPDWGTPGVWAAMAGLGFMCTALAYILYFRLIADIGPIKSLTVTFLIPLFGVLWGALFLGERLSWAHAVGGGLIGLALWLVLRPAGAAARVRKAA comes from the coding sequence TTGAGACCTGCCGATTTCACACGAATGATCGCCTTGTCCGCGATCTGGGGCGCCAGCTTTCTTTTCATGCGGATCGCCGCCCCGGTACTGGGGGCCTTGCCGACCGCTTTTTTCCGCGTGCTGTTCGGCGCGCTTGGCCTGGCGGCGCTGCTTGCCGCCATGCGTGTGCGGTGGCGGTTCAACGGCAAATTCGGCGCGACGCTGGCGCTGGGCGCGATCAACTCCGGCGTGCCTTTCATCATGTACTGTTTGGCAGCCGAAGCGCTGCCGGCCGGCTACTCGGCGATTCTCAACGCGACCACGCCGCTCATGGGCGTGCTGATCGGCGCGCTGCTGTTTGGAGAGCGTCTGACGCCGCCCAAAGTCCTCGCGATGGTGCTTGGCCTGGCAGGTGTCGGTGTGCTGACTCGGGCTGGGCCGGTTGCGCTCACCCCGACGGTGCTGCTGGGGGCTGGCGCCTGCCTGGTCGCCACCGCCTGCTATGGCTTGGCGGGTTTCCTCACGCGTCGCTGGATTACCGAAAAGGGTGGCTTGGACAGCAAGCTGGTGGCATTCGGATCTCAGTTGGGGGCGGTCCTGCTGGTGCTGCCGTTCTTCGCCATTTCGTCCGTCACGGGGCCGGTACCCGATTGGGGCACGCCCGGCGTGTGGGCGGCGATGGCCGGCCTCGGCTTCATGTGCACCGCGCTGGCTTACATCCTGTATTTCCGCTTGATCGCCGATATCGGGCCGATCAAATCGCTGACCGTGACATTCCTGATTCCCTTGTTCGGCGTGCTCTGGGGCGCGCTCTTTTTGGGCGAACGCCTGTCCTGGGCTCATGCCGTCGGCGGTGGCCTGATCGGCCTGGCACTGTGGCTGGTTTTGCGCCCGGCGGGTGCGGCCGCTCGCGTCAGAAAAGCGGCATGA
- a CDS encoding gamma-glutamylcyclotransferase family protein, giving the protein MSDSLHTFVYGTLRAGEVNDLRRAAARHGLPAPVLVGEADAEGLLFDFGGYPGMVRAIGQGYVRGEVYRIAPALVPVLDEIEEVYPGQTGLFVREQVAVTCAGEIHDCIVYPVAASAVAGRPRIESGDWVAHRLARA; this is encoded by the coding sequence GTGAGTGACTCGCTCCATACGTTTGTCTATGGCACGCTGCGCGCCGGCGAAGTCAACGACCTGCGACGGGCGGCCGCGCGCCATGGTCTGCCGGCACCGGTGCTGGTAGGCGAGGCCGACGCCGAGGGGTTGCTGTTCGACTTTGGCGGCTACCCCGGCATGGTGCGCGCGATCGGGCAGGGGTATGTGCGCGGCGAGGTTTACCGGATCGCGCCGGCGCTGGTACCCGTCCTGGACGAGATCGAGGAGGTCTACCCCGGCCAGACGGGCCTTTTCGTGCGCGAGCAAGTGGCGGTGACCTGCGCCGGAGAAATCCACGATTGCATCGTCTACCCGGTTGCCGCATCGGCTGTTGCCGGGCGGCCGCGCATTGAATCGGGCGACTGGGTCGCCCATCGGCTGGCGCGCGCCTGA
- the rraA gene encoding ribonuclease E activity regulator RraA — translation MSFATCDLCDAHESRLADGSLRVLAPMFLGFGKAARFSGPATTLKVFEDNALVRATLETPGDGRVLLVDGGGSLRCALVGGNLGVLGATNGWAGIIVNGCVRDSDELDACDIGVRALAVNPRRGAKLGQGQRDVPVHIAGALIRPGDWIYADRDGIIASQEKLA, via the coding sequence ATGTCATTTGCCACATGTGATCTTTGCGACGCCCACGAATCCCGGCTCGCGGACGGTTCGCTGCGCGTGCTTGCTCCGATGTTTCTGGGGTTTGGCAAGGCTGCCCGCTTCAGCGGCCCGGCGACCACGCTCAAGGTGTTCGAGGACAACGCGCTGGTGCGCGCGACGCTGGAGACGCCAGGTGACGGGCGGGTGCTGCTCGTCGATGGCGGCGGCTCGCTGCGCTGTGCGCTGGTGGGCGGCAACCTTGGCGTGCTCGGCGCGACCAACGGTTGGGCCGGCATTATCGTCAACGGCTGCGTGCGCGACTCGGACGAACTCGACGCGTGCGACATCGGCGTGCGCGCGCTTGCGGTCAATCCTCGGCGGGGCGCCAAGCTCGGCCAGGGGCAGCGTGACGTTCCAGTGCATATTGCCGGCGCGCTGATTCGCCCGGGCGATTGGATCTACGCCGACCGCGACGGCATTATCGCCAGCCAGGAGAAGCTGGCGTGA
- a CDS encoding LysR family transcriptional regulator — protein sequence MLPIESYFSRQLKLRHLQLLVTVADLPSVGKVAQALHVTQPAVSKMIADLERGVGVPLFERDGRRIKPTPYGACLIHHAREVLRHAGRASEALQAMANGMGGRIDVGVLSVAAPILIPEAVLRFKRHSPTATVCLHEGTLDQLLPALRAGHLDLVVGRVPHELTDDSLVSEALFDDPTVIVAARSHPLARKRKVAWQDLDGCAWIVPTVGAPMYKRLLSILAAHQVRTPVNVVESVVTTANLALLQSSAVLGLLPRSLATHYAADGILKILPLDLGGVMGPVSVAWNVGGEITPALTLFRRCLGEAARTMPNAQGHDGAP from the coding sequence ATGCTGCCGATCGAAAGTTATTTTTCTCGTCAATTGAAGCTGCGGCACCTGCAATTGCTGGTCACGGTGGCTGACTTGCCGAGCGTCGGGAAGGTGGCTCAGGCGCTGCATGTGACCCAGCCGGCTGTCTCGAAAATGATTGCGGATCTCGAGCGTGGTGTCGGTGTGCCGCTGTTCGAGCGCGATGGCCGCCGCATCAAGCCCACGCCTTATGGCGCCTGCCTGATTCACCACGCCCGCGAAGTGTTGCGGCACGCCGGTCGCGCCAGCGAGGCGCTGCAGGCGATGGCCAACGGCATGGGCGGCCGGATCGACGTGGGCGTGTTGTCGGTGGCCGCGCCGATTCTGATTCCGGAAGCGGTGTTGCGCTTCAAACGGCATTCCCCGACCGCGACGGTGTGCCTGCACGAAGGAACGCTCGATCAACTGCTGCCGGCACTGCGGGCCGGCCACCTCGATCTGGTGGTGGGGAGGGTCCCGCACGAACTGACGGACGATTCGCTGGTCAGCGAAGCGCTGTTCGACGATCCGACCGTTATCGTGGCAGCGCGCTCGCACCCGCTCGCGCGCAAACGCAAGGTTGCCTGGCAGGACCTCGACGGTTGTGCCTGGATTGTGCCGACCGTCGGTGCGCCAATGTATAAACGCTTGCTATCGATCCTCGCCGCGCACCAGGTCAGGACGCCGGTCAATGTGGTGGAGTCTGTCGTCACCACGGCCAATCTCGCCTTGCTGCAATCGTCGGCGGTGCTCGGGCTGTTGCCGCGTTCGCTGGCGACGCACTATGCCGCCGACGGCATCCTGAAAATACTGCCTCTCGATCTTGGCGGCGTGATGGGCCCGGTCAGCGTCGCCTGGAACGTCGGCGGCGAGATCACCCCCGCGCTCACGCTGTTTCGCCGCTGCCTGGGCGAGGCGGCGCGGACCATGCCGAACGCGCAGGGTCACGACGGCGCGCCGTGA
- a CDS encoding MFS transporter gives MSSLAAHRRAIVAATIGNAFEWYDFIVFGFLSVIIAKQFFPSTDPTLSVLLTTATFGSAFLVRPLGGILLGIYADRAGRKAALSLVILLMSVASAMIAFTPNYATIGIAAPVIVVLSRLLQGLSAGGEFGSATALLIEYAPANRRGFYGSWQNFGQFLAAVVAATMGALISRGLSATALNDWGWRIPFLFGLLIGPVGFYIRTKIDEAPGYTQAIATATDAARVTFGAIWREHRGALLISFGLVVFSSVAQYVLNVYLPIYSVRQLHLPVAAPFVVLVVTGTTRMILIPLFGLLSDRVGRKPVMGTAMVLYLLTIYPLFVWLVAAPSLPRLLATEMIFAILMAASLGPAATALAELFPTRVRATGLSISYNVATTLFGGFSPFLVAWLIEVTGDKMMPAYFVTIATLVGVAALWPMQDKSRETCLDAAGAAGQGEFSM, from the coding sequence ATGTCATCCCTTGCAGCGCATCGGCGCGCCATCGTTGCCGCAACCATCGGCAACGCATTCGAGTGGTACGACTTCATCGTTTTCGGCTTTCTGTCGGTCATCATCGCCAAGCAGTTCTTTCCGTCGACCGACCCCACGCTTTCGGTGCTGCTCACCACCGCCACCTTCGGCAGCGCGTTCCTGGTGCGCCCGCTGGGCGGCATCCTGCTTGGCATCTACGCCGACCGGGCCGGACGCAAGGCTGCGCTGTCACTGGTTATCCTGCTGATGAGCGTTGCCTCGGCAATGATCGCCTTCACGCCGAATTACGCCACTATCGGTATCGCCGCGCCGGTAATCGTCGTGCTCTCGCGCCTGCTGCAGGGTTTGTCGGCCGGCGGCGAATTCGGTAGCGCGACCGCGCTGTTGATCGAATACGCACCGGCGAACCGACGCGGCTTCTATGGCAGTTGGCAGAACTTCGGACAGTTTCTGGCAGCAGTCGTGGCCGCCACCATGGGCGCGCTGATCTCGCGCGGCCTGTCCGCCACGGCCCTGAACGATTGGGGCTGGCGCATCCCGTTTTTGTTCGGCTTGTTGATCGGTCCGGTGGGCTTTTACATCCGCACGAAGATCGACGAGGCGCCCGGCTATACACAAGCGATCGCCACGGCAACGGACGCGGCCCGCGTCACCTTCGGAGCGATATGGCGCGAGCATCGCGGCGCGCTGCTCATCTCCTTCGGCCTGGTAGTGTTCAGCTCGGTCGCGCAATACGTGCTCAACGTCTATTTGCCGATCTATTCGGTGCGCCAGTTGCACCTGCCGGTCGCCGCACCGTTCGTGGTCCTGGTGGTCACCGGCACCACGCGCATGATCCTGATCCCGCTGTTCGGCTTGCTCTCCGATCGTGTCGGCCGCAAGCCGGTGATGGGCACGGCCATGGTGCTCTACCTGCTGACCATCTACCCGCTCTTTGTCTGGCTGGTGGCCGCGCCGAGCCTGCCGCGCCTGCTGGCCACCGAAATGATCTTCGCGATTTTGATGGCGGCGTCGCTGGGCCCGGCGGCCACGGCGCTGGCGGAACTGTTCCCCACACGGGTCAGGGCCACCGGACTGTCGATTTCGTACAATGTGGCCACGACGTTGTTCGGCGGTTTTTCGCCATTCCTGGTGGCTTGGCTGATCGAAGTCACCGGCGACAAGATGATGCCGGCCTACTTCGTCACGATCGCTACGTTAGTCGGCGTGGCCGCGCTCTGGCCGATGCAGGACAAGTCGCGCGAGACTTGCCTGGATGCCGCCGGCGCGGCCGGACAAGGCGAATTTTCGATGTAA
- a CDS encoding sulfatase-like hydrolase/transferase: MSSIRNVLFVMCDQLRADHLACYGHPYLKTPNIDALARRGVRFERAFVQSGVCGPSRMSFYTGRYVSSHGATWNRVPLSIDELTLGEYLKDRQRQLALVGKSHVTPDRHGLERLHIEGDSELGVLLREGHFKLVDRYDGHHAEPDGGYARYLRERGYASADPWTDYAISAEDEHGRIVSGWHMRNVHLPARVAEADSETAYTTDQAIRFIEGHGDAPWVLHLSYVKPHWPYMAPAPYHNQYALDQCLPLQRHPRELTAPHPVVAAYRQQEECANFMRKEVAHHVRPAYQGLISQLDAHFGRLWETLERLGRWQDTLIIFTADHGDFLGDHWLGEKELFYDTVQRVPYIVYDPSPEANATRGHTSKQLVEAIDTVPTILDALDTPLPSHRLEGRSLLTLTRGRETAQAWREAVFSELDYSYRQARLTLGRGPGECRAWMVRTDTWKYVHWEGYAPQLFDLQNDPEEFFDLGREPGYESVRDGMRERLLDWLSHLKHRTTVSEADVERGTNQYKNAGVFYGVW; encoded by the coding sequence ATGTCATCCATTCGTAATGTGCTGTTCGTGATGTGCGATCAACTGCGGGCCGACCACCTCGCCTGCTATGGTCACCCGTATCTCAAGACACCGAACATCGACGCGCTGGCGCGGCGCGGCGTGCGCTTCGAGCGCGCCTTCGTCCAGTCTGGGGTGTGCGGGCCATCGCGCATGTCGTTTTATACCGGCCGCTATGTCTCGAGCCACGGGGCGACCTGGAATCGCGTCCCGCTGTCGATCGACGAGCTCACGCTGGGCGAATACCTGAAAGACCGCCAGCGGCAGCTCGCGCTGGTGGGCAAGAGTCACGTCACGCCGGATCGCCACGGCCTCGAGCGCCTGCACATCGAGGGCGACAGCGAACTCGGCGTATTGCTGCGCGAAGGCCATTTCAAGCTGGTCGACCGCTACGACGGCCATCATGCCGAGCCGGACGGCGGTTACGCCCGCTATCTGCGCGAGCGCGGCTACGCCAGCGCCGACCCGTGGACCGACTATGCGATCTCCGCCGAAGACGAGCACGGACGGATTGTCAGCGGCTGGCACATGCGCAACGTCCACCTGCCGGCCCGGGTGGCCGAAGCCGACTCCGAAACGGCCTACACCACCGATCAGGCGATTCGCTTCATCGAGGGTCACGGCGACGCGCCGTGGGTGCTGCATCTGTCATATGTCAAACCGCATTGGCCATACATGGCCCCGGCGCCATATCACAACCAATATGCGCTGGACCAATGCCTGCCGCTGCAGCGTCACCCGCGCGAGCTGACTGCGCCGCATCCTGTGGTAGCAGCCTACCGGCAGCAGGAGGAGTGCGCGAATTTCATGCGCAAGGAGGTCGCCCATCACGTTCGCCCCGCCTACCAGGGACTCATCAGCCAGTTGGACGCGCACTTCGGCCGGCTCTGGGAGACGCTGGAAAGACTGGGTCGCTGGCAGGATACGCTGATTATTTTCACCGCCGATCACGGGGATTTTCTCGGCGACCATTGGCTCGGCGAAAAGGAGCTTTTCTACGACACCGTGCAACGCGTGCCGTATATCGTCTACGACCCGTCGCCCGAGGCCAACGCCACGCGCGGTCACACCAGCAAGCAGTTGGTCGAGGCAATCGATACGGTGCCGACCATCCTCGACGCGCTCGACACACCACTACCATCGCACCGCCTGGAAGGGCGCTCGCTGCTGACGCTCACGCGGGGTCGGGAAACGGCCCAAGCGTGGCGCGAGGCGGTGTTCTCGGAACTCGATTACTCATATCGCCAGGCACGCCTGACATTGGGTCGCGGCCCCGGCGAATGCCGCGCATGGATGGTGCGCACCGATACCTGGAAATATGTCCATTGGGAAGGCTACGCGCCGCAATTGTTCGATCTGCAAAACGACCCCGAGGAATTTTTCGATCTGGGCCGGGAGCCCGGCTACGAATCCGTTCGCGATGGCATGCGCGAGCGACTGCTGGACTGGCTCAGCCATTTGAAGCATAGAACGACCGTCTCAGAGGCCGATGTGGAGCGCGGCACCAACCAGTACAAGAACGCGGGAGTGTTCTACGGCGTTTGGTGA